A stretch of the Engraulis encrasicolus isolate BLACKSEA-1 chromosome 19, IST_EnEncr_1.0, whole genome shotgun sequence genome encodes the following:
- the pfn4 gene encoding profilin-4, with amino-acid sequence MNQFQNLLNDCLIDTRHVEHAAVLVTKTASISAVTTRFNISAQNAQMFADAFKHLMFTREHGFYFLERLYSCVRADKNSIYSKCEGHGLLLVKTSLYIIVATYNDHMHPSVSVEAVEKLAEYLRAKGK; translated from the exons ATGAATCAGTTTCAAAATCTCCTCAATGACTGCTTGATTGACACAAGGCACGTGGAGCATGCAGCTGTGCTGGTGACAAAAACTGCATCAATCTCTGCAGTCACAACGAGATTTAAT ATTTCTGCACAAAATGCACAAATGTTTGCAGACGCTTTCAAACATTTGATGTTTACGAGAGAACACGGGTTCTATTTTCTGGAGAGATTGTACAGTTGTGTCCGGGCCGACAAGAACTCTATCTACTCCAAATGT GAAGGGCATGGCTTGCTACTGGTGAAGACATCATTGTACATCATCGTGGCCACATACAACGACCACATGCACCCCAGTGTTAGTGTGGAAGCGGTGGAGAAATTAG CTGAGTACCTGAGAGCCAAGGGGAAATGA